A DNA window from Cobetia marina contains the following coding sequences:
- a CDS encoding sulfurtransferase, which translates to MSPSSSQSTSCDPTASASFSSEQNLLPLIVEPAQLLPLLDHPDIVIVDVPLKAESHASHVPGARLLDFKRLVGSNEDEIPGVPSPQALSDIMSELGITRDSHVVAYDDEGGGWAGRLLWTLALLGHTRFSYLNGGLHAWQGEGLALSEAASEWQASEYHAAYVDTSVMATREDILERLSAEAPEEKVVVWDARSLEEYRGEKGQNARLGHIPGAVHFEWTEAMDRERDLRIRDYAELITELGARGISPEQHVVTHCQSHHRSGLTWLVGRALGFEDIRAYPGSWKEWGNREDTPIER; encoded by the coding sequence ATGTCACCCTCCTCTTCCCAGTCAACGTCTTGCGACCCGACGGCCTCCGCCTCGTTCAGCTCCGAGCAGAACCTGCTGCCCTTGATCGTCGAGCCTGCGCAGCTGCTGCCGCTGCTTGACCACCCGGACATCGTGATCGTCGATGTTCCGCTCAAGGCCGAGAGTCATGCCAGTCATGTGCCCGGCGCACGCCTGCTCGACTTCAAGCGCCTGGTCGGCAGCAACGAGGACGAGATCCCCGGCGTGCCGAGCCCACAGGCGCTGTCCGACATCATGTCCGAGCTGGGCATCACGCGGGACAGCCATGTCGTCGCCTATGACGACGAAGGCGGTGGCTGGGCAGGTCGTCTGCTGTGGACCCTCGCGCTGCTGGGCCACACGCGCTTCAGTTATCTCAACGGCGGTCTGCATGCCTGGCAGGGTGAAGGACTTGCCCTGAGTGAGGCTGCCAGCGAATGGCAGGCCAGCGAATATCACGCCGCCTATGTCGATACCAGCGTGATGGCGACCCGCGAGGACATTCTCGAGCGCCTGTCCGCCGAGGCCCCCGAGGAGAAGGTCGTGGTGTGGGATGCCCGTTCACTGGAGGAGTATCGCGGAGAAAAAGGCCAGAACGCGCGTCTTGGCCATATCCCCGGCGCCGTGCACTTCGAGTGGACCGAGGCCATGGACCGCGAGCGCGACCTGCGCATTCGTGACTATGCCGAGCTGATCACCGAGCTGGGCGCGCGGGGCATCAGTCCCGAGCAGCATGTGGTGACGCACTGCCAGAGCCACCACCGCTCAGGCCTGACCTGGCTGGTGGGGCGTGCACTGGGGTTCGAGGACATTCGCGCCTATCCCGGTTCCTGGAAGGAATGGGGCAATCGCGAGGACACGCCGATAGAACGCTGA
- a CDS encoding NCS2 family permease produces the protein MFERLFSLRAEGTTTRTEVLAGIATFLASMYIIVVNPGILSATGMPFSAALTATVLVSFFGSLMMGLYARNPILVAPGMGINALFAYTMVLGTGMRWEVALGCVFWAGVIFAILALFNVRRLVIDAIPAQLRYAIACGIGLFITLIGLVNAKLIVSNPVTVVSVAPMTPSLVIFMIGLALTAVLVARRIHGALIIGIVATTLMAATIGRLWGDGTAYFPPEIAQPTLVNFTGIFAAPDFSGLLALDFMGSLKIAYVPFIFVILFTVFFDALSTFMAVAEAGNLKDENGDPRNIRRSMMVDAFSALVSAPLGTSPANAYIESAAGISQGGRTGLVAVVVALCFLPFLFLAPLLSLVPAIATAPALILVGVFMMEPIRKIHWHQFDDAIPAFIAMVMIPLTYSITHGIVFGFLSFVIIKLGVGKAREIRPTMWVLFALSILLLLEG, from the coding sequence TTGTTCGAGCGCCTCTTTTCACTTCGCGCCGAAGGCACCACGACGCGCACGGAAGTGCTGGCAGGCATTGCCACCTTCCTGGCTTCGATGTACATCATCGTGGTCAATCCCGGCATCCTGTCCGCTACGGGTATGCCGTTCAGTGCCGCACTGACCGCCACCGTGCTGGTCAGCTTCTTCGGCAGCCTGATGATGGGACTGTACGCCCGCAATCCGATCCTGGTGGCACCGGGCATGGGCATCAATGCCCTGTTCGCCTACACCATGGTGCTGGGGACCGGCATGCGCTGGGAGGTCGCGCTGGGGTGCGTCTTCTGGGCGGGTGTCATCTTCGCCATCCTGGCGCTGTTCAACGTGCGACGTCTGGTCATCGATGCGATTCCCGCTCAGCTGCGCTATGCGATTGCCTGCGGTATCGGCCTGTTCATCACCCTGATCGGGCTGGTGAATGCCAAGCTGATCGTGTCCAACCCCGTCACCGTGGTCAGTGTCGCCCCCATGACGCCCTCGCTGGTGATCTTCATGATCGGGCTGGCGCTGACGGCGGTTCTGGTCGCCAGACGTATCCATGGCGCCTTGATCATCGGCATCGTGGCGACCACCCTGATGGCGGCCACCATCGGCCGTCTGTGGGGGGACGGGACTGCCTACTTCCCGCCCGAGATCGCGCAGCCGACGCTGGTCAACTTCACCGGCATCTTCGCGGCACCTGATTTCAGCGGCCTGCTGGCACTGGATTTCATGGGCTCACTGAAGATCGCCTACGTGCCCTTCATCTTCGTCATCCTGTTCACGGTGTTCTTCGATGCCCTGTCCACCTTCATGGCGGTCGCTGAGGCGGGCAATCTGAAGGATGAGAATGGTGACCCGCGCAACATCCGTCGCTCGATGATGGTCGATGCCTTCTCGGCGCTGGTCTCCGCACCGCTGGGCACCAGCCCTGCCAACGCCTATATCGAATCGGCGGCCGGTATCAGCCAGGGTGGGCGCACCGGTCTCGTCGCCGTGGTCGTGGCACTGTGCTTCCTGCCGTTCCTGTTCCTGGCGCCGTTGCTGTCGCTGGTGCCTGCCATCGCCACCGCGCCGGCGCTGATTCTGGTCGGCGTGTTCATGATGGAGCCGATTCGCAAGATTCACTGGCACCAGTTCGATGATGCGATTCCGGCCTTCATCGCCATGGTGATGATCCCGCTGACCTACTCCATCACCCACGGGATCGTGTTCGGCTTCCTGAGCTTCGTGATCATCAAGCTGGGGGTCGGCAAGGCGCGGGAGATTCGCCCGACCATGTGGGTGCTGTTCGCGCTGTCGATCCTGCTGTTGCTGGAAGGCTGA